GCGTCACGCCGTGAAGAGGATCTTTTGCTTGGGTCATGGGGCACTCACGGACACGAGGGCATTGCCTCACGGATGAAAAACCCGCCGCGCAGTCTGCGCGGCGGGCTTGGGTGAGGCCTGCATCTTACAGACTGATGCGGGTCCCGAGCACCTCGAGGAATGCCGCCAGCCACGCTGGATGGGCGGGCCATGCCGGAGCGCTGACCAGATTGCCATCGGTGTGCGCCTGATCCACGGCGATGTCCACGTACTCGCCACCAGCCAGCTTCACCTCGGGTGCACAGGCCGGATAGGCGCTGCAGGCACGCCCCTTGAGCACGCCCGCGGCGGCCAGCAGCTGCGCGCCATGGCAAACGGCTGCGATCGGCTTCCTGGCCTCGTCGAACGCGCGCACCAGCGCCAGCACCTGTTCGTTCAGGCGCAGA
This DNA window, taken from Pseudomonas sp. FeN3W, encodes the following:
- a CDS encoding DJ-1/PfpI family protein, coding for MAAKNILMLVGDYAEDYETMVPFQALQMVGHRVHAVCPDKKAGDSVRTAIHDFEGDQTYSEKPGHNFALNFDFADVRAEDYDALVIPGGRAPEYLRLNEQVLALVRAFDEARKPIAAVCHGAQLLAAAGVLKGRACSAYPACAPEVKLAGGEYVDIAVDQAHTDGNLVSAPAWPAHPAWLAAFLEVLGTRISL